The Microlunatus antarcticus genome window below encodes:
- a CDS encoding pyrophosphate--fructose-6-phosphate 1-phosphotransferase, with protein sequence MVKKVALLTAGGFAPCLSSAVGGLIQRYTELAPEVEIIAYRYGYQGLLQGDSLVVTDVVREHADRLHAFGGSPIGNSRVKLTNAKDCVKRGLVAEGVDPLRAAADRLTEDGIDVLHTIGGDDTNTTAADLAAFLAEHDYALTVVGLPKTIDNDVIPIRQSLGAWTAAEQGARFAENVIAEHNSGTRKLIVHEVMGRSCGWLTAATAQAYRDWLDTRAWLPEIGLAREAWDVHAIYVPEADFDLETEGKRLREVMDSVGAVNIFLSEGAGLSTIVADLESSGQEVDRDAFGHVKIDTINPGQWFAKQFAELLGAEKVLVQKSGYFSRSAPANDADLELIRSMTDLAVDCALRGEPGVIGHDEERGDELRAIEFDRIKGGKAFDITVPWYGELLSGIGQPPAKPAPPTEH encoded by the coding sequence ATGGTGAAGAAGGTTGCCCTCCTGACCGCCGGCGGGTTCGCCCCCTGCCTGTCCTCCGCCGTCGGGGGGTTGATCCAGCGCTACACCGAGCTCGCCCCCGAGGTCGAGATCATCGCGTACCGCTACGGCTACCAGGGCCTGTTGCAGGGCGACTCTCTGGTCGTGACGGACGTCGTCCGCGAGCACGCGGACCGGCTGCACGCCTTCGGCGGCTCGCCGATCGGCAACTCGCGGGTCAAGCTCACCAACGCCAAGGACTGCGTCAAGCGCGGCCTCGTGGCCGAGGGCGTCGACCCGCTGCGGGCCGCGGCCGACCGGCTGACGGAGGACGGCATCGACGTCCTGCACACCATCGGCGGCGACGACACGAACACCACCGCGGCCGACCTGGCCGCGTTCCTGGCCGAGCACGACTACGCGCTGACCGTCGTCGGGCTGCCGAAGACCATCGACAACGACGTGATCCCGATCCGGCAGTCGCTCGGCGCCTGGACGGCGGCCGAGCAGGGCGCCCGCTTCGCCGAGAACGTGATCGCCGAGCACAACTCCGGCACCCGCAAGCTCATCGTGCACGAGGTCATGGGCCGGTCCTGCGGCTGGCTGACCGCCGCCACGGCGCAGGCCTACCGCGACTGGCTCGACACCCGCGCCTGGCTGCCCGAGATCGGGCTCGCCCGCGAGGCGTGGGACGTCCACGCGATCTACGTGCCCGAGGCGGACTTCGACCTCGAGACCGAGGGCAAGCGGCTGCGCGAGGTCATGGACTCCGTCGGCGCGGTCAACATCTTCCTCTCCGAGGGCGCCGGGCTGAGCACCATCGTGGCCGACCTGGAGAGCTCGGGCCAGGAGGTCGACCGCGACGCCTTCGGCCACGTCAAGATCGATACGATCAACCCGGGCCAGTGGTTCGCGAAGCAGTTCGCCGAGCTGCTCGGGGCGGAGAAGGTCCTCGTCCAGAAGTCGGGCTACTTCTCGCGCTCCGCCCCGGCGAACGACGCCGACCTCGAGCTCATCCGCTCGATGACCGACCTGGCGGTCGACTGCGCGCTGCGCGGCGAGCCCGGTGTGATCGGCCACGACGAGGAGCGCGGCGACGAGCTGCGGGCGATCGAGTTCGACCGCATCAAGGGGGGCAAGGCGTTCGACATCACCGTGCCCTGGTACGGCGAGCTGCTGAGCGGCATCGGGCAGCCGCCGGCGAAGCCCGCCCCGCCGACCGAGCACTGA
- a CDS encoding hypervirulence associated TUDOR domain-containing protein, with the protein MAISKGDTVHWNTPQGTTEGKAVEKKTKEFHLDGQKFNASDDEPYWVVESSKSGKQAAHKESSLS; encoded by the coding sequence ATGGCGATCAGCAAGGGCGACACCGTCCACTGGAACACCCCGCAGGGCACGACCGAGGGCAAGGCGGTCGAGAAGAAGACGAAGGAGTTCCACCTCGACGGGCAGAAGTTCAACGCCTCCGACGACGAGCCGTACTGGGTCGTCGAGTCGAGCAAGAGCGGCAAGCAGGCCGCCCACAAGGAGTCCTCGCTCTCCTGA